The DNA region AATTCCAAACCAAAAAATATATAGACGATGAACGCTATGTGCAAATCCTGATTAGTTCCCTGCTGGAAAGAAAAAAAAGCAAACGGGCAATAGGACAGAAACTGAAAGAAACCCGTCTGCCAACGGATTTATGGGTAGAAAAACTAAACGCAATCTGCAATCCGGAAGAAGAAAAAGAAAACCTGCAGGAACAAATGACAATCCTGCAATTGCGCTATCACGATTTGCCCCTTAACAAACAAAAAGAAAAGGTCTTTGCTGCCCTCTATCGTAAAGGTTTTGATTTGGATGCTATTCACAGCGCCTGGCAGGAAAGAAAGTGACTGATTTCTGCTTACCCGGAAATTACAAAAACACAGAAATAAGATAGAAAATACAGAAATAACAGAAGGATAACGCACTTTCTCTAATA from Candidatus Cloacimonas sp. includes:
- a CDS encoding regulatory protein RecX; protein product: MNLKILKKAENAKNSVVIIDSKVRGILADRILLPFFPIPFTGEISEEQGKELLSLVENNARRQLLKYIADREHNSLECKQFLARKQYPPEMIEALLKEFQTKKYIDDERYVQILISSLLERKKSKRAIGQKLKETRLPTDLWVEKLNAICNPEEEKENLQEQMTILQLRYHDLPLNKQKEKVFAALYRKGFDLDAIHSAWQERK